A single region of the Nicotiana sylvestris chromosome 6, ASM39365v2, whole genome shotgun sequence genome encodes:
- the LOC138871707 gene encoding uncharacterized protein, whose translation MTLRQDYLHFSSKTHYIKDRDDYQYQLRPLIYDSKFRADEKTPKAMAWISFPGLLSTFFVKECLFSLATAVGKPMHLDMAIINKTRPSCSRVKVLVDLLVDLPKKVSMDIFNEAKGTTRTEWVRIQYDMLPKYCRHCKLQGHDQFECWRIHPELYVEKENDNQEDTAKKQDIGISQPIMMLSSGKVVGNVNVTAKEQWKEVKDNRVRNVVNQNTSLNNNRMEMAPAKQFENNKNKEGTSTLERQAEAQSNIGKELVAVDNEDNDHVQVANKFAILQGMDEEEEPVNQLAIMAANAATNSSTVHNQASTKQKPKNMVDNDGKLNPAAQAFHLNSSGISSTNVLVNVKEASKAKNDTAQWVQRSFKDKTGEGIVKINKPCQEIPSQDTLVNKVLNKTPNSQAEGSKSSTFKERVQGCGGRLWDAQREYDSEENEVPLGAQANKEPNEKDKEEDEKSVNGEPHANDNNTTGNFLIKERSENVEHNNNFQITEVTEIINYEGRGLEVQLLKRGEEKALVPKKNTFGATSEGKEDNEEGEEPGKSGYDMDQESTTQHLMNAARQGDLSPTQVEKAKSAAKGKKKQQKDNFAAPKAGMHTRRTLTKSNNQ comes from the exons ATGACGTTAAGGCAGGACTATCttcatttctcatcaaaaactcATTACATAAAGGACAGGGATGACTACCAATATCAGCTTAGGCCATTGATTTATGACTCAAAGTTTAGAGCAGATGAAAAAACACCCAAGGCAATGGCTTGGATTTCATTCCCAGGTCTATTGTCAACCTTTTTTGTAAAGGAATGTCTATTTTCTCTAGCTACAGCAGTAGGTAAACCTATGCATCTAGACATGGCaataattaataaaactagaCCTAGTTGTTCTAGGGTGAAGGTACTAGTTGATCTACTTGTAGATTTGCCTAAAAAGGTGAGTATGGACATATTCAATGAAGCTAAAGGAACAACAAGAACTGAATGGGTGAGAATTCAATATGACATGCTGCCTAAATATTGCAGACATTGTAAACTTCAAGGACATGATCAATTTGAATGCTGGAGGATACACCCTGAACTATATGTGGAGAAGGAGAATGATAACCAAGAAGATACAGCTAAGAAACAGGACATAGGGATCTCACAACCTATAATGATGTTATCTAGTGGAAAGGTCGTGGGTAATGTGAATGTTACAGCAAAAGAGCAATGGAAGGAAGTGAAGGACAATAGAGTTAGAAatgtagtaaatcaaaatactagtcTCAATAATAATAGAATGGAGATGGCACCAGCTAAGCAGTTTGAAAACAATAAGAACAAGGAGGGTACAAGCACTTTAGAGAGACAAGCAGAAGCACAAAGCAACATCGGTAAGGAATTGGTGGCAGTAGACAATGAAGATAATGATCATGTTCAAGTAGCTAACAAGTTTGCAATATTACAAGGgatggatgaagaggaagaaCCTGTTAATCAATTGGCAATAATGGCAGCTAATGCAGCAACAAACAGTTCAACAGTTCATAACCAAGCATCTACAAAGCAAAAACCAAAAAATATGGTCGATAATGACGGAAAGTTAAATCCAGCAGCACAAGCTTTTCATCTTAACTCATCGGGGATTAGTTCGACTAATGTTCTAGTCAATGTAAAGGAGGCATCAAAAGCAAAAAACGATACTGCACAATGGGTACAAAGAAGTTTCAAGGATAAAACAGGAGAAGGAATAGTGAAGATCAATAAACCATGCCAGGAAATCCCATCACAAGATACATTAGTGAACAAAGTACTTAATAAAACTCCAAATTCTCAAGCAGAAGGGTCAAAATCGtctacatttaaagaaagagtgCAAGGCTGTGGAGGCAGGCTATGGGATGCACAAAGGGAATACGATTCAGAGGAGAACGAAGTACCACTAGGAGCACAAGCTAATAAGGAACCAAATGAGAAggacaaagaagaagatgagaaaaGTGTAAATGGAGAGCCCCATGCCAATGACAACAATACAACTGGTAATTTTTTAATAAAGGAACGATCAGAAAATGTTGAGCACAACAATAATTTTCAGATAACAGAAGTCACAGAAATTATAAACTATGAAGGAAGAGGCCTAGAG GTGCAGCTGTTAAAAAGAGGAGAAGAGAAGGCCTTGGTCCCTAAAAAGAATACATTTGGAGCTACATCAGAAGGGAAGGAAGAcaatgaagaaggagaagaacctggtaAATCAGGATACGACATGGATCAAGAATCAACTACCCAACACCTTATGAATGCTGCAAGGCAAGGTGACTTATCACCTACGCAAGTGGAAAAGgcaaaatcagcagcaaaaggtaagaagaagcaacaaaaagataattttgcaGCACCAAAAGCTGGGATGCACACAAGGAGAACACTAACTAAATCCAACAATCAGTGA